The following are encoded together in the Candidatus Kaelpia aquatica genome:
- the rpsC gene encoding 30S ribosomal protein S3, with the protein MGHKVHPFGYRLGYIKQWKSRWFTQTENIKVFIGEDYKIRKYIKNSLRYAGISSIDIERYSEKVKVVIHTSRPGVIIGRRGVEIDKIQEALQGIVKNKEIVIDIKEIKFPAADAQLVAENVAFQMEKRVSHRRAMKRAMQMANENGVKGIKINCAGRLGGNEIARAESYKSGKVPLQTLRADIDYGFAESKTKAGLIGVKVWIYRGDAVLEKEAVRGES; encoded by the coding sequence ATGGGTCATAAAGTTCACCCTTTTGGGTATAGGCTTGGATATATAAAGCAGTGGAAATCTAGATGGTTTACACAGACTGAGAATATTAAGGTTTTTATAGGCGAAGACTATAAGATACGTAAATATATTAAAAATAGTTTGAGATATGCTGGTATCTCCAGCATAGATATTGAAAGATATTCTGAAAAAGTAAAAGTAGTAATACATACCTCGCGTCCTGGAGTTATCATAGGCCGACGGGGAGTTGAGATAGACAAAATTCAAGAAGCTTTACAGGGTATTGTCAAAAATAAGGAGATTGTAATTGACATAAAAGAGATCAAGTTTCCTGCTGCCGATGCACAGCTTGTTGCTGAGAACGTTGCATTTCAGATGGAGAAGAGAGTCTCGCATAGAAGAGCTATGAAGAGAGCTATGCAGATGGCTAATGAAAACGGTGTTAAGGGTATAAAGATAAACTGTGCTGGCAGGCTTGGCGGAAATGAGATTGCAAGAGCAGAGTCCTACAAGAGTGGGAAAGTGCCTCTTCAAACTTTAAGAGCCGATATAGATTATGGTTTTGCTGAATCAAAGACTAAAGCGGGATTGATAGGTGTAAAAGTGTGGATCTATAGAGGTGATGCTG
- the rplV gene encoding 50S ribosomal protein L22, translating to MAVTKAHARFVKISPLKVRLVLDLIRGKDVISAEGLLLNVNKKGAPIVVKLLQSAVANAKNNNSIEKEGLYISGVYANQGPALSRFRAATMGRASSIKRRTSHITIELDYKSKGSTMAKAKVAKGGKR from the coding sequence ATGGCAGTTACAAAAGCACATGCACGGTTTGTGAAAATTTCGCCTTTAAAGGTGAGGCTGGTTTTAGATTTGATTAGAGGTAAGGACGTTATCTCTGCTGAAGGCCTGCTTTTGAATGTAAATAAGAAAGGGGCTCCGATTGTAGTTAAGTTGCTTCAATCTGCAGTAGCTAATGCTAAGAACAATAACTCTATTGAAAAAGAGGGTCTTTACATATCAGGTGTGTATGCAAATCAGGGTCCTGCTTTAAGTAGGTTTAGAGCTGCGACAATGGGTAGGGCTTCTTCAATAAAGAGAAGGACTTCTCATATTACAATAGAACTTGATTATAAGAGCAAAGGTTCGACGATGGCTAAAGCTAAAGTAGCAAAAGGAGGAAAGAGATAG
- the rpsS gene encoding 30S ribosomal protein S19, which produces MPRSLKKGPFVDEHLMRKVEKVSKSGEKKPIKTWSRRSTVIPEFVGFTFEIHNGRSFIPLHVTEKMVGHKLGEFALTRTFRGHSGIKSKAKITKK; this is translated from the coding sequence ATGCCTAGGTCATTGAAAAAGGGTCCATTTGTGGATGAACATTTAATGAGAAAGGTAGAGAAGGTGTCCAAAAGCGGTGAAAAGAAACCGATTAAGACTTGGTCTCGCCGTTCAACTGTGATACCCGAGTTCGTAGGCTTTACTTTTGAGATACATAACGGTAGAAGCTTTATTCCGCTTCACGTTACAGAGAAGATGGTTGGTCATAAACTGGGAGAGTTTGCTCTGACTAGAACTTTTAGAGGACATAGTGGTATTAAATCAAAAGCAAAGATAACTAAAAAATAA
- the rplB gene encoding 50S ribosomal protein L2, with translation MAIKKRRPLTPSLRFQSYSDFKEITKKSPEKSLLEPLSEKAGRNNHGHITVRRRGGGVKRRYRRIDFKRDKRDMEATVIAIEYDPNRSARIALLEYTDKERRYILWPLGLKVGDTVISSESAEIKPGNSMPIKNIPSGISIHNLELAEGKGAQIVRSAGCWAQVMAKEGDFAHIKMPSGEVRRIGIKCYATIGQVANSDHMNISIGKAGRNRWLGKRPKVRGVAMNPVDHPMGGDTSGGRPSCSPWGWPSKGLRTRDKNKQSNKFIVKRRK, from the coding sequence ATGGCTATTAAAAAGAGAAGACCATTAACTCCATCATTGAGGTTTCAGAGTTACTCTGATTTTAAGGAGATAACAAAGAAGAGTCCTGAGAAATCTCTTCTCGAGCCTTTAAGCGAGAAAGCTGGTAGGAATAATCATGGCCATATCACGGTACGTAGACGTGGCGGCGGAGTTAAGAGGCGTTATAGAAGAATTGATTTTAAAAGAGATAAGCGAGATATGGAGGCAACGGTAATAGCGATTGAGTATGATCCTAATAGAAGCGCTAGAATTGCGTTATTAGAATATACAGATAAGGAGAGAAGATATATTCTCTGGCCTTTGGGTTTAAAAGTAGGCGATACTGTTATCTCTTCTGAGAGCGCTGAAATAAAACCCGGCAACTCTATGCCTATTAAGAATATCCCTAGTGGGATATCTATTCATAATTTAGAGCTAGCCGAAGGCAAGGGAGCTCAGATTGTACGCTCTGCCGGATGCTGGGCACAAGTTATGGCAAAAGAGGGTGATTTTGCACATATAAAGATGCCTTCAGGTGAAGTTAGGCGGATAGGCATTAAATGCTATGCGACTATAGGTCAGGTAGCAAATTCTGATCATATGAACATATCAATTGGTAAAGCAGGAAGAAATAGATGGCTTGGAAAGAGACCTAAGGTTAGGGGTGTAGCGATGAACCCGGTAGACCATCCTATGGGTGGTGATACATCCGGTGGTAGGCCGTCGTGCTCTCCGTGGGGATGGCCGTCTAAGGGTCTTAGGACACGTGATAAGAATAAGCAGTCTAATAAATTTATTGTAAAAAGGAGAAAATAG
- the rplW gene encoding 50S ribosomal protein L23 codes for MNEFKVIKRLLTTEKGSMLAQYNKYTIEVDKRANKIDIKKAVEKIYKVKVESVATVRIVPKPRRLKWTEPGKTSSGKKAIVTLVKGYTIE; via the coding sequence ATGAATGAGTTTAAAGTGATAAAGAGATTGCTGACAACAGAGAAGGGTTCTATGCTCGCTCAGTACAACAAATACACTATAGAGGTTGATAAGAGAGCTAATAAAATAGATATTAAGAAGGCTGTTGAGAAGATCTACAAAGTAAAGGTTGAGTCTGTTGCTACGGTTAGGATAGTTCCGAAACCAAGAAGATTGAAATGGACTGAACCCGGCAAGACTTCCAGCGGCAAAAAAGCAATAGTAACCCTGGTTAAGGGCTATACGATAGAATGA